One segment of Rosa chinensis cultivar Old Blush chromosome 6, RchiOBHm-V2, whole genome shotgun sequence DNA contains the following:
- the LOC112172873 gene encoding pollen-specific leucine-rich repeat extensin-like protein 2, protein MVVEVLSPQDCLKHPSSEGLLSLPMKYHSRNPNPTPNRAARPQPDRRKPQRKPARPNTTTSSPVQKAPVPQALLTGQVKILKRGEELPKPEELPKPAPSSKENRSPQKQNQKVPDLGSAVRLGPNPKKVPKQTRLADPVNPALGFYAGSSSCIASPPPSSLPLPSFFAKKNAVVSNTDEAASELLKLLRLNLS, encoded by the coding sequence ATGGTTGTTGAAGTTCTCAGTCCACAAGATTGCCTCAAACACCCTTCAAGTGAAGGCCTCCTCTCGCTTCCGATGAAATACCACtcccgaaaccctaaccctacccCTAACCGGGCCGCCCGTCCCCAGCCCGACCGCCGCAAGCCGCAGCGCAAGCCGGCCCGGCCTaacaccaccacctcctcccCGGTCCAGAAGGCTCCAGTTCCCCAAGCCCTCCTCACCGGCCAGGTCAAAATCCTCAAGCGCGGCGAAGAGCTCCCGAAGCCGGAGGAGCTCCCAAAGCCGGCGCCATCATCCAAAGAGAATCGCTCACCTCAGAAACAGAACCAGAAAGTTCCAGATCTCGGATCTGCAGTTCGTTTGGGTCCGAACCCGAAGAAGGTTCCCAAGCAGACCCGACTCGCTGACCCGGTTAACCCGGCTCTCGGGTTCTACGCCGGGTCGTCATCCTGTATAGCCTCCCCGCCTCCGAGCTCGCTTCCACTTCCGTCTTTCTTCGCAAAGAAGAACGCCGTCGTTTCGAACACCGATGAAGCCGCCAGCGAGTTACTGAAGCTTCTTCGGCTTAATTTATCTTAG